TCAAAAATATTAGCAGTTGTCGGGTCAGCTTTCCATTGACCAACGCCACCTGCGGTAATCTCGTAAGCGTTCAATGCATTGGGATAAAAACCAAGAAAAAGCTGTTTATTTTGATAGTAGCTTGCTGAAACGCCGGCTTCGAGTGAATCGGTAAAATTATAGCCGGCTTTTCCTGAAACAAAATACTTCCGGTATTCCGTGTGGTCCCACGAATCCCCGCCGTTAATATACGTCCTCAATGCGGCATTCGCGGCATATATTGTATCATAGTCATAACCTGCACCATACACTTCGCTGTTGGTGAGTTTTTTAAACCACTCCTTTCTTTTATCGGCATCAAGTTTTTTTGATACGTTATATCCATCTGAATTCATCATTGATGCCGTCAGCCAGTAGTAGAAATCACCTATTGGCGCACCATGAGAAACGTTAAGCAGGTAATTATTATGCTCTCCATACTCAGCACTCACATTCGTGTACATCTCTTCAGGTTTTTTAGTGACAACATTGATTGTACCGAACGTACCCCTCGCCCCGTAGAGCGCCGACGACACGCCTCTGTTCACAATGATCTTGGAAGCATTCATAACGGGAATTCGTGATATATCCCCGCCGCCGCCATCATAAATCTCTTCGAATGGCAGGCCATCGACCAGAATAACTATTTTACTTTGCCTGAAGCCCCTCAGGGTAAATCCGGCCTGCCCCTTCTGGGTCTGATACACATTCATTCCGGGGACCATCTGCAGCGACTGGTCAAGCGTCTTGTCCCCCCTCGCCTTTATGTCCTTCTCCGTTATCTCCGTCGTCGTCGACGCGTCCTCGATGTTCGCGATCGCGCGGTCTTTAACCACGATCTCGCCCATCTCGAAGGCCTTCGTCGCCTTCGCTCCTTCCTTTGAATCGGTTGCCTTTTCCTTCGCCACCGCGGCATCCCCATCCACGGATGCGTCCTGGGCGAAGAGCGGTCCGGCGGCGAACGCCAGCGCCACAACAAAAAGCCAGATGTAGAATTTCTTCACGGTTTTCTCCGTTCACATGTATGATAACGCAGGCTGGTAAATCCCTCTCCCGGTTGGAAAGGGCGGCGGGCAGGGAGGTAAAATGAGCGGTTTTACCGGTGGAAACACCCGCATGCCAGGAGCCGTATCACACGGATGATTCTGAAAAACCTGCGCCGTACCCTTTCCAACGCGGGAGGCCGCTCCGTTTCCGGTTCGACCCTGATGCCCTCGTCTCCATGGCCGGATGCCTTAGAAAATGAGGGTCGGGATTACGCTGGAAGTATGCTCAGACATACACCGAAAAAGTCAACCAAATATGTAATATTTTGTTATATACAGTAATATTTTTCATTTTTTAAAAATATAAATCATTATTATTACCATTATACACCAATTATCCGGGAATATATACACGTAATGTTTTGATTATCACCATATTTACTGAAAAAATCATGGAGGAGGGAGTCAACCGAGGGTGGTTGCCAAACGGGGTCTTCCAGAAGTACCATTTATTTTTACGGCGTCGAATACACGATCTTCCCGGAGTCGTTGAAGTCGTAGTTACCCAGCGCGGCGACCTTTGCGCGGAAGTCGGTCGAGTTGAGCGCGCCGATGAAGGCCTGCACCCCCTTCTTGAAGAAGGTCTCCTTGGTGAGCACCATGTCGAAGCTCTCGCGCACGATGGGAGCGAACGGAAGCCCCAGCAGGCGCGACACCGCGACGGTGGCGATTCCCACGTCGGCCTGGCCGGCGAGTATGGCCAGCCCCGCCTCGAAGTGCGTGTAGACCTCGTTTTCGTAGCCGGTGATGGCCGACGGATCGATGCCGCCTTTCTGTAAATGGTAATCCAACAGCAGGCGCGTTCCCGAGCCCTTCTGGCGGTTGACGAAGCGCACGCGCCCTCCGGCGAGATCGGCGAAGGCCTGCACGGGCCGTTCGAGCGAAGTACCCGAGAGAAACCCCAGCTCGCGATAGAACAGGTGCACCACCGCCACGCCGCGCCCTTCGAGATAGCGCGCGAGATACGGGATGTTGTATTCGCCGCTTTCCGGATCGAAGAGATGGCACCACGCCATGTCGGTGGCGCCCTCCGCGAGAAGGCGCAGGCCTTCGCTCGAACCGGTCGAGGACGAAAAGATGTTGAAGCCGTCGCCCTCGTGCTTCATGGTGCCGAGCAGTATGTCGAGCACCGGGTCGTTGCTTCCCGCCGCCAGCAGCGCGTCATCCGTCACGGCGCGCACGCGGTGCTCGTCCTTCACCCCCTCGAGCGCGTGCGAGCGAATCCACTGGTCGATGAGCTGCCGGGGGAACACCCACTTGCCGGTAACGCGCGTGCAGGGGATCCTGCCGTCCTTTATAAGCGCGTATACCTGTTTCTCATGGATGCCAAGGTACTCGGCCACCTGCTTGGTGTTCATCATTTCGCCCGGCATATGTCCCTGCCGCGTCGCCGTCATCGTTTGCTGTGCCGCCGGTATCGCTCGAGCTCCCTGGTGGCCGCTTCCAGCTCGGCCGTGCGCGAAGCGA
Above is a window of Spirochaetota bacterium DNA encoding:
- a CDS encoding substrate-binding domain-containing protein, with the protein product MPGEMMNTKQVAEYLGIHEKQVYALIKDGRIPCTRVTGKWVFPRQLIDQWIRSHALEGVKDEHRVRAVTDDALLAAGSNDPVLDILLGTMKHEGDGFNIFSSSTGSSEGLRLLAEGATDMAWCHLFDPESGEYNIPYLARYLEGRGVAVVHLFYRELGFLSGTSLERPVQAFADLAGGRVRFVNRQKGSGTRLLLDYHLQKGGIDPSAITGYENEVYTHFEAGLAILAGQADVGIATVAVSRLLGLPFAPIVRESFDMVLTKETFFKKGVQAFIGALNSTDFRAKVAALGNYDFNDSGKIVYSTP